The Campylobacter concisus DNA window TCCAGCAACATTGGCTAGATAAACCACATCTTGTTGTAAGAATTTTGCTATAGTTTGCTTTGAAGAGTCAGAAAAATTTTCTTCAACATTTGCAATAGTTTGCGGACGACGCCTTAGCATTTCTAGAATTTCATCTTCACTAAAGTTATACTTTTGCTCTATTTTGTGAGCTTTGGCTATATTAACTGGTACGCCACTTATCTGCTTGGCTAGCTCCTCTAGTTTTTTAGCGTCTACACCCTTTACATTATAAGCTGGTGGGCGATCTATCGTGCCAATATCCACTCGGTGCGGAGCTATCTCATTTATCGCAGCATTGAGTGCTATAAATTCCTCTTCTTTGTCGTTAAATCCAGCCACAACCAAAATTTCAAGCACAAGCTCACCAGCGAATTCCTTGCGAAATTTAGCCATTGCTTTTATAAGCTCGCCAACTTCTATACCGCTTTTGTTGCGGTCTATCTTTTTAAATGTGCTTTGCACCGCGCTATCAAGGCTAAATTTCACTATATCAAGCCCTTGCAAGGCTTCACAAATTTTTTGATCCCTCGCGCCTGAGCCATTACTCAAAATAAGTGTTTTTGCGCTACCTTTTAGCTCATTTACTTTTGCTATCAGCTCTTTTAAGTGTGGGTAAAGAGTTGGTTCGCCATTTGCTGTAAGCGTGATGACGTCGATATTTTGATAAGCTTTTAAAGCTTCTTTTAGATCGCTTATGATCTCGTCAACACTTGGCGGATTTTCTATCGCATTGACTGTTTTTGCGCCACTTAGCTCGCAATAAACACAGTCAAAATTACATGATTTTTGATTAGGGCTTAGATCGATGCCAAGGCTCATGCCAAAACGGCGAGAATTTATCGGTCCAAAGACGATGCAAGGCTTATTACCTTGCACTTTTTGTCTGTACCTGTTTTATAAA harbors:
- a CDS encoding radical SAM protein, encoding MSLGIDLSPNQKSCNFDCVYCELSGAKTVNAIENPPSVDEIISDLKEALKAYQNIDVITLTANGEPTLYPHLKELIAKVNELKGSAKTLILSNGSGARDQKICEALQGLDIVKFSLDSAVQSTFKKIDRNKSGIEVGELIKAMAKFRKEFAGELVLEILVVAGFNDKEEEFIALNAAINEIAPHRVDIGTIDRPPAYNVKGVDAKKLEELAKQISGVPVNIAKAHKIEQKYNFSEDEILEMLRRRPQTIANVEENFSDSSKQTIAKFLQQDVVYLANVAGVKFYKLRA